A stretch of DNA from Parvularcula bermudensis HTCC2503:
TGTGGCGCAAAAAGCGTTCATCGAATTCGCCAAGGACATCAATGCAACCCGTCTCGCCATGGACAATTTGCTGATCCGCTACGGGTGACGCCGCCGGATTAGGGATGGATGAGACGGTCGGTCTTCCAGCCCCGGGTCCGCAAGGTATCTTGATCGCGGTCAATCCAGGTCGAAAGAACAAGACCAAAGCCGCCCATCATCGCCAGCATGACCGTGCCCCCATAGGACACAAGCGGTAGGGGCACCCCCACCACGGGGGCGAGCCCCATGACCATGCCTGTATTCACCAGGACATAAAGGACAAGGGTCACCCCGATACCAAGGCTCATCAGGCGGCCGAAATGACTGCGCGCCGATCGGGCGACATGCACGGTCAGGAGGAAAACGGCCAAATACGCCCCCAACAGGAGAAGCGCCCCCCGCAGACCGAATTCCTCTCCGAAAATCGTAAAGATAAAATCCGTGTGCTTTTCGGGCAGGAACCCAAGCTGACTCTGCGTCCCCTCAAGCATCCCCTTGCCCTCGACACCGCCCGACCCGATGGCGATCTTCGATTGGTTGGCGTGGAAATTGGCGCCCAAAGGATCGTAGGTAGGATCAAGAAAAGCGGTCACCCGCTCCCACTGATACGCCTTGACGAGACCGGTCTGGATCCCCCCCGCAATACCGAAGAATGCCGCGAAAACGCCCACCAAAATGTATCGCCAGCTCAGCCCGGCGAGGAGAATCATCGCGACCCCGGAAAACCCGATCAGCAACGCCGTGCCGAGGTCAGGTTGAATAAAGACAAGCCCCACGGGGACAGCAATCATCCCCAAGGGCGCGAGAAGACCGCTGATCGTGGAGACGCGCTCGAATTCGAGCCCGTGATAGTACCGGGCCAGGGCCATGACGAGGGCGATCTTCATCATCTCCGAGGGCTGTAGGCGAAACCCGCCAATGGCGATCCATCGCTGCGAGCCATTCACCACTTCGCCGAAAACCGGCACCATCAGCAAGAGAACGATCCCGGCGGCATAGAGGGGATAGGCAAGGGAGAGCCACACCCGCAACGGGAT
This window harbors:
- the rodA gene encoding rod shape-determining protein RodA, which translates into the protein MMGVFQSMPSLGRRSLVELGPRIARLHWPLILVLTGLAGAGVLTLYSVSLGDMDEYAKTHLIRYFIGAGGLFIVAMIPLRVWLSLAYPLYAAGIVLLLMVPVFGEVVNGSQRWIAIGGFRLQPSEMMKIALVMALARYYHGLEFERVSTISGLLAPLGMIAVPVGLVFIQPDLGTALLIGFSGVAMILLAGLSWRYILVGVFAAFFGIAGGIQTGLVKAYQWERVTAFLDPTYDPLGANFHANQSKIAIGSGGVEGKGMLEGTQSQLGFLPEKHTDFIFTIFGEEFGLRGALLLLGAYLAVFLLTVHVARSARSHFGRLMSLGIGVTLVLYVLVNTGMVMGLAPVVGVPLPLVSYGGTVMLAMMGGFGLVLSTWIDRDQDTLRTRGWKTDRLIHP